CGTCATCCAGGGGGGGGTAGAGTCTTGCTGTTTATAAAATATATCTTGCCGTATGTTTCGGTTTGTGTTTTTTTGTTGGGAATGGCCTGCAAGCTGCACCGGTGGCTGAAAGCGCCCTCGCTTTTTCCGGTAACCGTTTTTCCGGCACCCGGCAGTTCTTCCGGCAGGCTGGCCGTTTTTCTCAAAGAAGTGCTGCTGTTTAACAGCCTGTACCTTCACAGCCGCCTGCTGTGGCTGTTAAGCTGGACGATGCATCTGTCGCTGGGGGTGATTTTTGCGGGCCACCTTGCCGGCATTTATTTTTCGGGCGAACAATTCGTTTTTTTAGGAATATCGAGGGAAAAGAGCCTGCTTTTATCCAACAGCCTGGGCATGGCCGCCGGGGTGGTGCTGGTTGTATCCCTGCTCGGGCTGGCCCTGCGCAGGATTTTCGATGCGGAAGCGAAGGCGGCCACCCTCCCGTCCGGTTGTTTTGAACTGGCGCTGCTGACCGGCATTGCCTTGACCGGAATCGGCCTGCGCCTGACGATTGATGAAGCGGGCCTGGCCGAAATACGGGCGTACCTGGCCGGCCTTATTCTTTTCCGCCCGGCAGATTTTCCCGTTTTTCCATGGTTTTTCTGGCACTTCGTCCTGGCCAACGTATTATTGATGTATATACCCTTTGCCAATTTAAAGCACTGGCTGGGGGTCTGGATTGTCCGCCTCATGCTTATTGAACCACCCCCGGTTTACCCGACTGCAGCAGGCAAGCCGCTCAGGTCTCCCTTTGCCGCTCCACTTAAAGGCGATTTCCAACGGAACCGGCTTGCCGCCGGCAATAAGGTGAGGTGAAATCTTGCGCATCCCGCTTCATATGGCAAAAGAAAAAGAGCTAAAAGATGCCGGCATGGTGATGGTGCCGCCGGAATCCCTGCCCCGGCAGTTGCTCGCCGAAGTGGGCAATATGGTGAGGTCTTCCCGGACGGTGCGGGTTATGCTGGAAACCTGCACCAGGTGCGGGGCGTGCGCAGCGGCCTGCCACAGCTATCTCGGCACCGGTGATTCCTGCAATATTCCGGCTTTGCGCGCCGATTTGCTGCGCAACTTTTACCACAGGCACTTTACTCTTACGGGCAGGCTGGCCTCCTGGCTGACGGGCAGGCGCACGGACGTAAATGAAGAAATTGAACGGTGGATAGACTATTCGTATCAATGCAATCTGTGCAGGCGATGTGCCTATTACTGCCCTTTTGGCGTCGATACGGCGGAAATCGTCATGGCGATGAGGTATATCCTGGCCAGGGTTGGTTTTGTACCGCGCTTTTACGCCGTAATTGTCGCCAATTTGCTTAAGGCCGGCAACAACTCGGGCATGTTAAAGCCGGCGGTCCTTGATTGCTGCCAGTTTTTAGAGGAAGAGCTGAAAGAAGAAACGGGGCTGGATATTAAAATTCCGGTGGACAAACCGCAGGCGGACATCCTTTATGTTCCATCTTCAACGGAATTTACCCATAATGTCGATACCCTGCTCGGGGTAGCCAAGGTGTTTCACGCGCTGGGCCTGAACTGGACGATCTCCTCTGCCATGACCGAAGCGGCAAACTACGGCATGTTTATCGATCTGGACGTGTTGAAGCTCCATAACAGGCGCATAGTAGATGCGGCCAGGGAAGCCGGCGCGGCGCTGGTGGTGATGGGTGAGTGCGGCCATGCCTGGCGGGTGGCCAGAATGTTCAGCGAAGGGGCCAACGGTAATATTCCGTTTAAAATCATGCATGTTCTGGAGCTTGCAGCACAGAACCTGGACAAGCTGACCCTGGAGAAAGCTAAGATGAGGGTGACGCTTCACGACCCGTGCAACTACGCCCGGGCCGGCGGCATTGCCGATGCACCGCGGCAGATCCTGCAGGCCTGCGTAACTGATTTTGTGGAAATGACGCCGAACCGCGAGATGAATTACTGCTGCGGCGGCGGTTCCGGCATGTTGATGGACGAAATGATGGAGGTGCGGATGAAGCTGGCAAAGATGAAGGCAGAGCAGTTGCGGGCGCTGGGCAGGCTGGACGCCCTGGCCGCTCCCTGCGCAACCTGCAAGGCGCAGCTTCCCCACGTGGTCAGGCATTATAAGCTGGATATTGCCAGGGTTACGGGGGTAATGGAAATACTGGGCCAGTGCTTAAAACTGTAATTTATATAAAATTTTGCCAGTATTTTCTTTTATTTGGCCGTTTGAAAAAAGGTCAGGCAAACGGCCGTTAGGCACGGGCGTTTGCCTGCACTGAAATACTATGTTTCATCCGCCAACTGGAGTATGCGCTGCAGCGTTTTCTCCCGCCGGGCGTTGATGGCTTCAAAGTCCATGTAAGGGATGTAATACTTCTCCATTTCGTCGTGCATTTTCTTGGCCCGGCTGATGAACGACACGGCCTGTTCCATGCACTGCCGGTAAAGGCCGCGCGCCGCACCCTTTTCGGCCAGGAAAGTTTCGTTGTCAAACCGCCTGACGCAGGTCATGGTGTCGATTACGGTGTCGCCTTCCTTGGGACGGTAGAAGTGCGGCTCCACGTTGTTTATAATGGCCAGGCCGAGTTCGTGGATGATCAGGTGATCAACTGCATATGGATTGAGGGCGCAGTGAAATGCCGTGACGTTATAGCCGCGGGCCAGGGAGGCCTCCATCAGGCGGCGGACCAGGGTGGTTTTGCCGGTGCCGTCGTCGCCGCTGATAATGTAGCGTTTGTCCAGGTGGCCGACCACGGTTTCCAGGTGGCTGACCGGGCCGTCCGGGGTGATGGCGGTGGCAAAAAGGCGGCGGACTTTCGGGTTTTCGGCAGCCCGGGGCTTACCGTTAAAAATCTCGTGGATAAGCTCCAGGACCAGCCTGTCGAACGCTCCGGCGTTGAAAGCGCCGCTTTCGGTATAATATGACTCAACCTCGTCTAGAAAGAGTTTGGCGCCGGCCAGGTAGGCGTAGGCGCGCTTGAAAAGCCGTCCTATTTCTTTATTGATGGCGAGGATTTCTTTTTTATTGCCGCGCAGGCCCCGTTCGTTCCAGTGGTCGCCCAGGTGGATGATCTCGTCAACCGCCCCCGGGTTTTTAGGGTCCACTACATGCAGTGTCGTGTCTACCGAAGAAACTGCTTTCTACGGCGAAGGCTTCTATGTTTTCCGGCACAGCGTCGGGGATCCTGGCTCTAATATCGGCGCGCCTTCCGAAGACGGCGATCTCTGCAATCAAAAGGTTAATCAGGCACTTTTTTTCTTCGGAAGAAAGACTGTCCAGCGCATTTCCCATCCCGGCCGCCAGCTCTTCCAGACGCTTCAGCTCCCGGGCCGCCAGGTCGCAGCGGGAAAGTTCACCTAAGATCTGTTCCCGGCGGCGTGAAAGGTAATCCCGCCTCCCCTTTATCTCTCCGAGCCGCTCTTCCATTTCGGCTTCCGGTATAAACCCTTTTTGGAACATGGTCGCTACCCTGGAACGCTCTTCGTAGGCCCGGACCAGTTCTTTTTCAACGGCATCAAGCTCGGTTTCCAAAGCTTGAGCGGTTTCATCGGGAAAGGCGGCCTGTAGTTCTGTGCGAAGCTTCTCCGGGTTTGTCAGCCAGGCTGAGACCTTCTGCCAGATGACCTCTTCTATTTCCGCCGCGTTAAGGTATGAAGACTGGCAGTGCTGTCGGCCCGGCAGGCCGGGCGACTTGGCAGTGCAGACGTAATAAGCCCTCTTCTTTCCCTTTGACGTAACAAGATTCCCGTGCATGGTCGCACCGCATTTTCCACACCGCATAAGGCCTGAAAGAAGATAAGGGTAAGTGCTGAAGCTGCGCCAGCGCCTTCGGGAGTTCTCAAAACGCTTTTGGGCTGCCTCCCAGGTTTGTTTATCGACAATGGCGGGAACAGAAATAGGGACCCACTCCTCGCGCGGTCTTTCTTTTCTGCTTACCCTTTCTTCAGGCGGCTTATATTTATTGAACTTGACGTCCTTGGTGTCATAGCGGCTGATATACAGAGTACCGGCGTAGGCGCTGTTGGCCAGAATCCGCTTTACGGTCTGCTTGCTCCAGCGCTTTCCCCTGGGGCTCGGGATCCCCATAGCGTTTAGGCGATTGGCTATTTTGTACGGGCTGGCGTCTTCCCCGGAAGCGAACCATTGATACATAAGCCTGATGATTTTAGCCTCTTCTTCGATAATACGGAGGGTATCTGTTTCTTTATCAAATTCATAGCCGTAAAGTCCAGGACTGTGAGTAAGTTTCCCCGCTTTTGCCTTGGCTCTTTTGCCAATTAAGGAGCGGAGCCTGGTCCTGGCGCGTTCGTATTCGTCAACGGCGCTAAGTACGGTTAAATGGAAACGGTCTTCGGGGGTGTCGGTAAACCTGGAGTTGACAAAAATCAACTCCGTTCCCGCTTTTTTGATCTCGTCGATCAGGAGAAGCTGGTGTGCCACGCTGCGTGACAAACGGCTGGTATCTAAACAAATAAACCAGCGGATGCCGCCGGCCTTCAGTTTTTCCAGCGCCGCCACCAGGGCGGGGCGCTCTAAGATTGAGCCTGAGACCCCTTCGTCTACAAATTCTATTATTTCAGTTGCGCCTGATTCCTGGGCCCTGGCCCTGCATTCCTCCCGCTGCGCCGCAATGGAATAGCCGCGCTCGGCCTGTTCCTCAGTGGACACTCGTAAATATATCAGTGCAGCGCTCACCTTCCCCGTCCCTCCTTCAGCTTGACTTTACTTTGACGTGCTTGCAAGAATTTCCTGCTCTGTTCAGGAAGGCGGGACAGAAGGTAACGAATCGCTTCCCGGTAGGCTTGTTCACGTTCATCCTGGGAGCCGGTGCGGGTTATGATCACCTCAAATTCCCGCTTTGCCATGGCCCCCCACCTCTGCACTTTTTTCATTAATTCAGTTTATGCTGGGGGTCTCCATGGACGACCCGGGAGAAATAATTACCATTTCCAGGCCTTGGGCCGTTGAGACGGCAAGGCGGAGACAACAAAAACCCCTTCACCTTGCTGGTGAAGGGGTTGGTATAAGTTTTCGCCGTCAGTTTATTTCCCAATTTCTTCCTTAATTTTTATTCTTACCCTTTCGCTAAAGCGGAACCCATTCTGTTCCAGGCTATCGAGGATTGGGTCAATAGCAGGCAATAACCCCTTTTTTACACCAAGCGCCACAACGCCTAAGGTACCCATAATCCTTAAGCCCGAGTTTCTGGCGATACGCCGGGCTTTTTTCTCATCAACTAAAAGATAATCCGCCTCAACTTCCCTGGCTAAAACGATGGCTTCAGCTTCTCCCTGATCAAGGTCGGTTCTAAGTAAGGAAACCGCCAGAACGTTTTGTACCTGGAGGGTCTCAATCCAGGTAGCTTCTCTGACTTCTTTCACACCGGGAAGTTCAGTTCCCTGTGGTATCACTTCATTGTATACACCTTGAGGAATAATAATTCGTCGAAATACGGCATGCAGGAGGTTTACTTGCCTAATCCGGGCTAAAGCAATAAGTGGTGTCGAGTTAGAGACCACTTTCATTTTGTAAAAACTCCTTAACAGTCGCCAAGTCTTCCTCTAGCTCGTCGAGATCATAATTGAGAGGAATGTTATGTGCGCCCAGGAAATCGAGGAATTCCCGTTTAGAAACGTTGGCCAGTTCCGCCGCCTTGCCCAGGGATAAACTCCCATCTGCGTAAAAGGTTGCCGCCAGCCTCTTCAAGGCCTCCATTTTTACCCATTGATCCGATGCCCGGCCTTTGATGAACAGCTCTTTTGGCAACTCAAGATCGATCCTTATAGTATGGTCCGGCATTCTATCGCCTCCCGGTAATACCAACTTTAGTAAAATCATACCATAAGAGATACATGTCCTCAACTTTATATTTATTATAATCCATCTGTATATTTTATTATAATCCATCTGTGATATTGTCAAATTGGAATAATCTGTAATAGATTGTAAGGCTTGCTTATGGCGGGCAGCAAGTTAATAGAGGGAAAGGAAAGGCAAAATCAAAATACAGTATAATTATAATGGTGATTGCGGCAGCCATAAACATCAGCCGGGCAGAAAGACTGCTTAAGCCAAAAACAGCTGTCCGGGTAATAGTGACAAATGAAGGGGATGAAATGACTTATGTTTAAAAAACCGGCCGTTCCTCTCCAGCGCCGGGAGATGGAAGCTGCCCTGCAGTTGTACCAGAAATGCAAGGGGTGGCAGGCCACGGATGAGGCGCTGGATTCCCTTGCCCGGTCTTTTCCGGACTTCGATTTTAAATCGACCCTGCTCAAAGCGGCAGCCGTCAACGCCCTCTACGGAACCCAGGTTTACGCCGTAGCAGAGGTGGCCGAACACTTATGCAGCGTCTTGGGAAATACCACGGTACCGGCTGCTCCCGCCCTCGTAGAGGAGCTGGCAAAGGTGAAATTTGTCAGGGGGTCAAAGCACATAACATGGGCGTTCCGGAGTTTTGCGTCCAAATTCGCCCACTTTTTTATTGATCCGGATCAATTCCCGATTTACGACTCGTATGCGGTTAAGATGCTCACATACCATTTGAATGGGAAGGGCAGGGAAGGGCTCTCTTATGAGCAGTTTGCAGCGGGCTTTTCAGCGTTGAAGGATGCTCTGGATTTTCCCGTGACCACCCGGGAACTCGACCGGTACCTGTGGTTGGCAGGCCAATTGAGGGCATGGAAGGGCTTATTGCCCTGGAGAAGACCTTATACTGGAATTAATTCCGAATTGCAGCGTCTTTTCGAATCCCCCGCGGGGGAAGTCCAGGAGCTTACGAGAGCTGTTCTTGGAAAGGGTGAAAATCCGTGAGAAATACTGGACATGAAGGCCGCACTTTTCGCAGCACCGCCTCATTCGGCAAACGGCAGGAATACGTTGTCATAGCCGAATTACTTCGGCGGGGCTTTGACGTCTACCAGACGCTAGTGGATGACCAGGGTATCGATTGCATCATACGGCAGGAAAGGGAAGGCGGGCTACGGTATTTGGACCTCCAGATCAAAGCCCGGTCGAAAGATTGCAATCCCCGAAATGCCGGACGTTTTGCCGCTATGGATATTGTCAACCCCCGGCCCAACTACTTTTTTGTTTTCTACTCCGAGCAAGCCAACACTTATTGGGTGGTTCCATCGGAAGAGCTTGTCCGGCTTGCCCGCCGGAATAAGACCGGGCGAAACAAGGGACGGTACACTATCAACTTTTGCAACGTCAGGGCAGACGGCACGGTGGCGCCCCGCCCTAAGTTTGACCGTTACAAAAATAACTTCAGCCTTCTGGAATAGCATTCTGAAAAATTCTTAGGTATCATTTACCCGTATTAAAGGGACAAAAACGAAAGAACAAAACAGACTTTAGAAATTATTTTCTATGGGATCCTCTTGGGGATCTTTTTTATTTTCTTTATTAATTCTAAGCAATATTGAGCATTTCTAACCCACAGCAACTTATTCTATCAAACCGTATAACTGGCATTTATTTTGACGGGGATCCGGCTGATTTGCGAAACGGATTGCATCGGAAATAGCGCATACAAAGTACCATCGTTATTTGACACGCGCCGACGTTTCCGGCGTTCGGCTGATCTTGTAAGCAAGCAATTGGCAGCTATGTTGATGTCCGGACTGGTAAATTATCAAATTAATTCAGCCAATAAATGTCGCCGTCGTTCATGCATCTAACTTTAACCCCTAATGCCTGGTATTCATCAGGATAAAACGTATGAATGGGGATCACTTCTTTGGGCCGCAGGGTATCAACCAATTTCTTTAGGGTTTGCGGGGGTGCATGCCCGCTCGTATGAATATAGTAATATTCCAGATCCTGTTCCCTGGCAAAATTCAGTAGACGTGCCATGGCCGGTTCCTTCTGATATCCAAGCCACATCGAATAAATGAAGCTTCCACCGGTAAAATTTATTCTCCTTAGGTCACCAATCATCGAGGGGCGAACAAGCATCAATACCCTCCGTTGTTGCTCCTCCAATTCCCTGCGGGTAATCTTAAGCCCCCTATAACGATAAAGCACGTCCACATGCCCCGAACCGCTCAGCCGTCTACTCAGCCAGTACGGGAAAAACACTCTTAGATTCGAATATTGACTGGATGGATAAGGAATGCGGGCAAAATCACGTAAGGCGTCCAACACGACGGCAGTATAAACATCGACAACAAAGATTTTGTCACAGCGAAGTGCAGCGCGATAAAAAGTAACCAGTCGATCAATATTCTGTCCCGAAGAACAA
The window above is part of the Pelotomaculum thermopropionicum SI genome. Proteins encoded here:
- a CDS encoding predicted nucleic acid-binding protein (contains PIN domain), with translation MKVVSNSTPLIALARIRQVNLLHAVFRRIIIPQGVYNEVIPQGTELPGVKEVREATWIETLQVQNVLAVSLLRTDLDQGEAEAIVLAREVEADYLLVDEKKARRIARNSGLRIMGTLGVVALGVKKGLLPAIDPILDSLEQNGFRFSERVRIKIKEEIGK
- the PinR gene encoding site-specific recombinases (DNA invertase Pin homologs); protein product: MSAALIYLRVSTEEQAERGYSIAAQREECRARAQESGATEIIEFVDEGVSGSILERPALVAALEKLKAGGIRWFICLDTSRLSRSVAHQLLLIDEIKKAGTELIFVNSRFTDTPEDRFHLTVLSAVDEYERARTRLRSLIGKRAKAKAGKLTHSPGLYGYEFDKETDTLRIIEEEAKIIRLMYQWFASGEDASPYKIANRLNAMGIPSPRGKRWSKQTVKRILANSAYAGTLYISRYDTKDVKFNKYKPPEERVSRKERPREEWVPISVPAIVDKQTWEAAQKRFENSRRRWRSFSTYPYLLSGLMRCGKCGATMHGNLVTSKGKKRAYYVCTAKSPGLPGRQHCQSSYLNAAEIEEVIWQKVSAWLTNPEKLRTELQAAFPDETAQALETELDAVEKELVRAYEERSRVATMFQKGFIPEAEMEERLGEIKGRRDYLSRRREQILGELSRCDLAARELKRLEELAAGMGNALDSLSSEEKKCLINLLIAEIAVFGRRADIRARIPDAVPENIEAFAVESSFFGRHDTACSGP
- a CDS encoding hypothetical membrane protein yields the protein MLFIKYILPYVSVCVFLLGMACKLHRWLKAPSLFPVTVFPAPGSSSGRLAVFLKEVLLFNSLYLHSRLLWLLSWTMHLSLGVIFAGHLAGIYFSGEQFVFLGISREKSLLLSNSLGMAAGVVLVVSLLGLALRRIFDAEAKAATLPSGCFELALLTGIALTGIGLRLTIDEAGLAEIRAYLAGLILFRPADFPVFPWFFWHFVLANVLLMYIPFANLKHWLGVWIVRLMLIEPPPVYPTAAGKPLRSPFAAPLKGDFQRNRLAAGNKVR